Proteins encoded by one window of Arachis hypogaea cultivar Tifrunner chromosome 1, arahy.Tifrunner.gnm2.J5K5, whole genome shotgun sequence:
- the LOC112705695 gene encoding polyadenylate-binding protein RBP45 yields the protein MMQPGPGMAPPPNMAQQPNQQYQQQQPYMMMPPQAQPPQMWAPSPQAPTQSVPPSQPVQPASADEVRTLWIGDLQYWMDENYLYTCFAHTGEMASVKVIRNKQTSQSEGYGFIEFTSRAAAERILQTFNGTIMPNGGQNFRLNWATFSAGERRHDDSPDYTIFVGDLAADVTDYHLQETFRGRYSSVKGAKVVIDRLTGRTKGYGFVRFADESEQVRAMTEMQGVLCSTRPMRIGPASNKNPTTQSNKASYQNPQGAQNENDPNNTTIFVGNLDANVTDDHLRQVFGHYGELVHVKIPSGKRCGFVQFADRSCAEEALRVLNGTLLGGQNVRLSWGRSPSNKQTQADPNQWNGSGYYGYAQGYENYGYAPAGQDPNMYGSYPGYANYQPPQQQQQQMGYS from the exons ATGATGCAGCCCGGACCTGGCATGGCTCCTCCACCCAACATGGCCCAGCAGCCCAACCAGCAGTACCAGCAGCAGCAGCCATACATGATGATGCCTCCGCAGGCCCAGCCACCACAGATGTGGGCCCCCTCTCCTCAGGCTCCGACACAGTCCGTGCCTCCTTCCCAGCCCGTTCAGCCCGCCAGTGCCGATGAGGTCCGAACCCTGTGGATCGGTGATTTGCAGTACTGGATGGATGAGAACTACCTCTACACCTGTTTTGCTCACACTGGCGAG ATGGCATCTGTTAAAGTAATTAGGAATAAGCAAACTAGTCAATCCGAGGGTTATGGGTTTATTGAGTTTACAAGCCGTGCTGCTGCTGAGAGAATACTACAAACATTCAATGGTACCATTATGCCAAATGGCGGGCAGAATTTCAGGTTGAACTGGGCAACCTTTAGCGCTGGTGAGAGGCGTCATGACGACAGTCCAGATTACACTATATTTGTTGGAGATTTGGCTGCAGATGTTACGGACTACCACCTTCAGGAGACATTTAGGGGTAGATACTCCTCGGTTAAGGGGGCTAAAGTTGTAATTGACAGGCTTACTGGGCGGACAAAGGGCTACGGTTTTGTTAGGTTTGCAGATGAGAGTGAGCAAGTTAGAGCTATGACAGAAATGCAGGGCGTTCTTTGTTCAACAAGACCCATGAGGATTGGACCAGCATCTAATAAAAACCCAACCACACAATCCAACAAAG CTTCATACCAGAATCCTCAAGGGGCACAGAACGAGAATGATCCAAATAATACAACT ATTTTTGTTGGCAATTTGGATGCAAATGTTACAGATGATCACCTGCGACAAGTCTTTGGGCATTATGGAGAGTTAGTTCATGTGAAGATTCCATCCGGCAAGAGATGTGGATTTGTGCAATTTGCCGACAG GAGTTGTGCTGAAGAGGCACTGAGAGTTTTGAATGGAACACTTTTAGGTGGCCAAAATGTTAGGCTTTCATGGGGACGGAGTCCTTCAAACAAACAG ACTCAGGCAGACCCAAACCAGTGGAATGGTAGTGGATATTATGGATATGCACAGGGCTATGAAAATTATGGTTATGCTCCCGCCGGGCAGGACCCCAACATGTATGGAAGCTATCCAGGGTATGCAAATTACCAACCTcctcagcagcagcagcaacaaatGGGATATAGTTAA
- the LOC112779596 gene encoding uncharacterized protein, translated as MIQRKEIPIPIPVLNPQTMTNDYVPLPPQTLTDDYIPSPAQCSKQPSEEEAELHLPNPQVLPIEMHSSNPLSLENQSASAMAVAVELPKNDISVPGGGNPQLISVPGYQNQSSSMVSNFECENPVRNNETLHQIDTSTDVKESGADGGATEDQDPKPASEPIIFLPTIETQTAQQTTMPSEPIRDEINKTSEIELNKSPAESLPSEQVSEPVHSFMEKQASPKTEGLQDMVGKLATTEMLSLIDTSNSNGKSNTGIGNGIDMVGLGSNHAPESSQPKSMVSEEIKISSEGYAFQDKSGGSFDAIGKVDVNQPTET; from the coding sequence ATGATCCAAAGGAAAGAAATTCCAATTCCAATTCCAGTTCTTAATCCgcaaactatgactaatgattatGTTCCTTTACCACCACAGACTTTGACAGATGATTACATTCCTTCACCAGCACAATGCAGCAAGCAACcttctgaggaggaggcagagtTGCATCTGCCCAATCCTCAAGTGCTGCCAATTGAGATGCATTCTAGCAATCCACTTTCACTTGAGAATCAATCTGCCTCTGCTATGGCAGTTGCAGTCGAGTTGCCAAAGAATGACATTTCTGTTCCTGGTGGAGGGAATCCTCAGTTAATATCAGTGCCTGGATATCAGAATCAATCTTCTTCTATGGTGTCAAATTTTGAGTGTGAAAATCCTGTTAGGAACAATGAAACATTGCATCAGATTGATACCTCAACTGATGTAAAAGAATCAGGTGCTGATGGAGGAGCAACAGAAGATCAAGATCCAAAGCCAGCATCTGAACCTATCATCTTTCTTCCAACAATTGAAACTCAAACTGCACAGCAGACTACTATGCCTTCCGAGCCGATTCGTGATGAGATAAATAAAACGTCAGAGATTGAACTCAACAAAAGCCCTGCTGAATCCTTGCCATCTGAACAGGTTAGTGAACCGGTTCACAGCTTCATGGAGAAGCAGGCCTCGCCGAAAACCGAAGGACTACAAGATATGGTGGGAAAGCTTGCTACTACTGAGATGTTGAGCTTAATAGACACCTCAAATTCAAATGGAAAATCAAACACAGGTATTGGAAATGGTATTGATATGGTTGGACTTGGATCAAACCATGCCCCTGAGAGCAGCCAACCAAAATCCATGGTATCTGAAGAGATCAAGATTTCATCTGAAGGATATGCTTTCCAAGACAAAAGTGGTGGCTCTTTTGATGCCATTGGTAAGGTAGACGTGAATCAGCCTACTGAAACTTAG
- the LOC112705685 gene encoding uncharacterized protein yields the protein MDGDEAPCPSPFPRQSSSSLLNDITNFRTPKRPSVNPTVQTPNTKFFTASKLTPRSSSSSASAFRRRPSLAPPTKKSVTAAARKLKAFQVEQAQSSRKAQVKKEQSLKSLAKSITVWLNFLLQNPASCGCDLSISGVSVGNGTTTMPGPKGKRDSGPGISVGVDSSWRTPKRQRKTWSRNEYRAGNENAALELPNLVFSSLSDSLKDVCSFEDLKQRMRVYLSLGSCKEIFEVMSLVTKTIDGGRLNMKAHCPIVTDVGLKDKAIGILMCFNPIWLRIGLYIIFGGDSLLSSEDADSDQDVKYLKMLIDKLFFSHEGLAKAFSYNKMVEGVYRAGYYENLGNVILKRILLLVLFLDKAKCKSCLPLEYGIDGLDGGSPLLFRAESWIRSSSQLIHEFLSSDVMHGEGNLLAHLLILGYKVSHQQGHLVGYDFSVRDLFVDLQDGVKLCRAIQLLQHNPSILMKIVVPSDTPKRNLANCVLALQYLKQASVSLHDEDGMMILADDIVSGDKELTLSLLWNMFVHLQLPLLVDKTSLVGEISKIRGIGMDLINSANSTSLEMLLNWIQAVSENYGCGIDSFHSLVDGKAIWCLLDYYFQKEFHNSCSLKEVNMKSNKASVMSVDEYSDALYNFILSQKLTTILGNFPEVLQISELLQYNGACSDRSVVILLVFLASQLFVKKNVDQLNFHKLLGYDCQSANRRHLRMVQCLSSSESVQNPDDSYVQGNEDASRKFKAIQAWWQDMAERNCIRKPDFSNLQRSRTIESGTDTKREYAAKVIQSRFRGFITRRKFQTMINAVTFLQTVFRAWMRARQELVCVAYTTSQACDFSCDVLRHSQTYRRYTMLFVHRHSLVRLKRSAKLIQQAVRSWLYCRQQQRCSRCPSVRTLDPVTAAITIQKFVRGWMARYRYIFELDLKEKAMNLAQQNITLDLHTNAAVTIQLAWKNYRCYKSTCQKQHLLATKIQSNFRRWLLRKRFLNHVEATIKVQSYFRMWRCVKALQHLKVTSRSATFIQAFLRGWIARKEAFARKNHIVDIQRHCRCWLVKRDFLLKRDAAVKIQCIIRSVACQKVLNCQKDAALEIQRFIRGDLARNRLLGGASTLRALIPISCISRPVGVCSFQLELLLSSVVKLQRWWKRLLFHKLANKSAMIIQSCAREWMARRKANIYRHRIVVIQEDAAVEIQRFVRGHITRNRLLGCASSLRAAIPVDSISSPVGCCSIQLKLFLFSVVKLQRWWKRFLSQKNMTNSAITIQSCIRGWIARRKAILHRHQIVVIQSHWKGYLARRESKQLLDLRLRMKESARNVDDSKRLINRLLAALSELLNMKSLSDVLHTCSTLDMATEHSQKCCEELVAAGAIDTLLGLIRSVSRSIPDQEVLKHALSTLRNLGRYPHLLEVLIQTHNSVQIIVMELLRNKEEGYFIASELMKKICSTHSGVQAVFKSPALLKRLHNLVDELKRKAVYEKRNGRSATAIMKDNRERRLKEAAEILKLIARA from the exons ATGGATGGCGACGAAGCTCCTTGTCCATCTCCGTTCCCTCGCCAATCTTCATCCTCACTGCTGAACGACATCACCAACTTCAGAACCCCCAAACGCCCCTCCGTCAACCCTACCGTCCAAACTCCAAACACCAAATTCTTCACTGCCTCCAAATTAACCCCtcgctcctcctcctcctccgcctCCGCTTTCCGTCGTCGCCCCTCCCTTGCTCCTCCCACGAAGAAATCAGTCACCGCCGCAGCCAGGAAGCTCAAGGCCTTCCAAGTTGAGCAGGCACAATCTTCCAGAAAGGCTCAGGTCAAGAAGGAGCAGTCCCTTAAATCCCTAGCCAAATCCATCACCGTATGGCTCAACTTCCTCCTCCAAAACCCAGCCTCCTGCGGCTGCGACTTGTCCATCTCCGGTGTCTCCGTAGGAAATGGAACTACCACCATGCCAGGCCCCAAGGGAAAGAGGGACAGTGGCCCTGGGATCTCGGTTGGGGTCGATTCATCTTGGCGAACTCCCAAGAGGCAGAGAAAGACATGGTCCAGGAACGAGTATCGTGCTGGCAATGAGAATGCCGCacttgagctcccaaatttggtGTTCTCTTCTTTGAGCGATTCTCTGAAAGATGTGTGCAGCTTTGAAGATTTGAAGCAGCGAATGAGGGTTTATCTGAGCCTTGGGAGTTGTAAGGAGATTTTTGAAGTCATGAGTCTAGTCACAAAG ACAATTGATGGCGGAAGGCTGAACATGAAGGCACATTGCCCTATAGTAACGGATGTTGGGTTGAAAGATAAGGCCATAGGAATCCTTATGTGTTTTAATCCAATTTGGCTGCGAATTGGACTGTATATAATTTTCGGTGGTGATTCCTTGCTGTCAAGTGAAGATGCTGATTCTGATCAAGATGTCAAGTATCTGAAAATGCTCATTGACAAGCTATTCTTTTCACATGAGGGTCTAGCTAAAGCATTCTCTTATAACAAAATGGTTGAAGGCGTGTATAGGGCAGGGTACTATGAGAATTTGGGGAATGTCATTTTGAAGAGGATACTACTGCTTGTGCTTTTCTTGGATAAAGCTAAATGTAAAAGTTGCCTCCCGCTTGAGTATGGCATCGACGGATTAGATGGGGGTTCCCCTTTATTATTCAGAGCAGAGTCTTGGATTAGATCGAGTAGTCAACTGATTCATG AATTTCTATCATCTGATGTAATGCATGGAGAAGGAAACCTTTTAGCACACTTGTTGATTTTAGGTTACAAAGTATCTCATCAACAG GGTCATCTTGTTGGATATGATTTCAGTGTCAGAGATTTATTCGTTGATCTCCAAGATGGAGTGAAACTGTGTCGGGCTATTCAGCTCTTGCAACATAATCCCTCTATCCTGATG AAAATTGTAGTTCCCTCAGATACTCCTAAGAGAAATTTAGCAAACTGTGTTCTTGCCCTTCAATATCTTAAACAAGCTAGTGTGTCCCTACATGATGAAGATGGCATGATGATTTTAGCCGATGACATTGTTAGTGGTGATAAAGAACTTACACTTTCCTTGCTCTGGAATATGTTTGTTCACTTGCAG CTACCGCTTTTGGTTGACAAAACAAGTTTGGTGGGGGAAATTTCCAAAATTCGGGGAATCGGCATG GATCTCATAAACAGTGCAAATTCGACTTCTCTGGAGATGCTATTGAATTGGATTCAG GCCGTTTCTGAAAATTATGGTTGTGGAATTGACAGTTTTCATTCCCTTGTTGATGGCAAAGCTATCTGGTGCTTACTTGATTATTACTTCCAGAAGGAATTTCATAATTCCTGCTCATTGAAG GAAGTTAATATGAAAAGTAACAAGGCATCAGTAATGTCAGTTGATGAATACTCAGATGCATTGTACAATTTTATATTATCCCAGAAGTTGACTACAATACTTGGGAATTTTCCAGAG GTACTTCAGATAAGTGAGCTACTTCAATATAATGGTGCTTGCAGTGATCGAAGTGTGGTGATATTGTTGGTCTTCCTAGCAAGTCAATTATTTGTCAAGAAAAATGTG GATCAATTAAATTTCCATAAGCTCCTAGGCTATGATTGCCAAAGTGCAAACCGCAGACATTTGAGGATGGTGCAGTGCCTTTCAAGTTCTGAATCAGTACAAAATCCAGATGATTCATATGTACAAGGCAATGAAG ATGCTTCAAGAAAATTCAAGGCCATCCAGGCTTGGTGGCAGGATATGGCTGAAAGAAACTGTATCAGGAAACCAGATTTTTCTAATTTGCAGAGATCCAGGACCATTGAATCCGGCACCGATACTAAAAGGG AATATGCTGCAAAAGTAATACAATCACGTTTCCGGGGATTTATCACTCGTCGTAAGTTTCAGACGATGATAAATGCTGTCACCTTTTTGCAAACGGTTTTCAGAGCATGGATGAGGGCAAGGCAGGAGTTGGTCTGTGTAGCATACACCACCAGTCAAGCCTGTGACTTTTCATGTG ACGTATTGAGGCATTCTCAAACGTATAGGAGATATACCATGCTTTTTGTTCATAGGCATTCTTTAGTGAGGCTGAAGAGATCTGCAAAGCTAATACAGCAAGCTGTGAGGAGTTGGCTCTATTGCAGGCAGCAGCAACGATGCAGTAGATGTCCTTCTGTCAGGACACTAGATCCTGTGACTGCTGCCATTACTATTCAGAAATTTGTCCGTGGTTGGATGGCACGATATAGATATATTTTTGAGCTTGATCTAAAAGAGAAAGCTATGAATTTAGCCCAACAGAACATTACACTTGATCTTCATACAAATGCAGCTGTTACTATTCAGCTTGCTTGGAAGAATTACAGATGCTACAAGTCAACCTGCCAGAAGCAGCATCTTCTTGCAACTAAAATTCAAAGTAATTTCCGTAGGTGGttgttaagaaaaagatttttaaatcaTGTTGAAGCTACCATAAAAGTTCAATCTTATTTCCGAATGTGGAGATGTGTGAAGGCTTTACAGCACTTAAAAGTCACATCAAGATCAGCTACTTTCATTCAGGCATTCTTGCGTGGATGGATTGCACGGAAAGAAGCTTTTGCACGCAAGAATCACATTGTTGACATTCAA AGGCATTGCCGTTGTTGGCTGGTGAAACGGGACTTCTTGCTCAAAAGAGATGCTGCAGTGAAGATCCAGTGTATTATACGAAGCGTGGCATGCCAAAAGGTTCTCAATTGTCAAAAAGATGCTGCGTTGGAGATCCAGCGTTTTATCAGGGGCGATTTAGCTCGAAATCGGCTATTAG GTGGTGCTTCTACATTACGTGCTCTCATTCCTATTAGTTGCATTTCAAGACCGGTTGGAGTTTGTAGTTTTCAACTTGAACTACTGTTGTCTTCAGTTGTGAAACTGCAGCGGTGGTGGAAGCGTCTCTTGTTCCATAAATTGGCAAATAAGTCTGCCATGATTATCCAGTCCTGTGCTCGTGAGTGGATGGCCAGGAGAAAAGCCAATATTTACAGACACCGAATTGTTGTTATCCAA GAAGATGCTGCAGTGGAGATCCAGAGATTTGTTAGGGGGCATATAACTAGAAATCGGCTGTTAG GGTGTGCTTCCAGTCTACGTGCAGCTATTCCTGTTGATTCCATTTCAAGTCCAGTTGGCTGTTGCAGTATTCAACTTAAACTGTTCTTGTTTTCTGTTGTGAAATTGCAACGATGGTGGAAAAGGTTCTTGTCACAAAAAAATATGACCAACTCTGCCATTACCATTCAATCTTGCATTCGTGGATGGATAGCCAGGCGAAAGGCCATTCTTCATAGACACCAAATTGTTGTCATCCAA TCCCACTGGAAAGGTTACCTTGCACGTAGAGAGTCAAAGCAACTACTTGATTTGCGGTTGAGAATGAAAGAGTCTGCCAGAAATGTAGATGATAGCAAGCGTCTCATAAATAGACTATTGGCAGCGCTTTCAGAGCTACTTAACATGAAAAGTCTTAGTGATGTCCTGCATACTTGTTCTACATTAG ATATGGCTACAGAACATTCTCAGAAATGCTGTGAAGAACTTGTGGCTGCAGGTGCAATTGACACCTTGTTGGGGCTTATCCGATCAGTCAGCAGGAGTATACCTGATCAGGAGGTTCTAAAACATGCTCTCTCAACTCTACGAAATCTTGGGCGCTACCCTCATCTACTGGAAGTGCTGATCCAAACACACAACTCTGTACAAATAATTGTCATGGAGTTACTAAG GAATAAGGAGGAGGGATACTTCATTGCCTCTGAACTTATGAAGAAGATTTGTTCAACTCATTCTGGGGTTCAAGCCGTGTTCAAGTCCCCAGCCCTCCTTAAACGACTGCACAACCTCGTTGATGAGCTTAAAAGAAAGGCAGTTTACGAGAAAAG AAATGGTAGAAGTGCTACCGCAATTATGAAAGATAACAGAGAGAGGAGATTGAAGGAAGCTGCTGAGATTCTGAAACTGATAGCACGAGCCTAA
- the LOC112705679 gene encoding tobamovirus multiplication protein 1, which yields MDTASFLYLRWRHWQWHHHQANNSNSTLWQDAVFYILCAAYALVSSLALIQLVRIELRVPQYGWTTQKIFHLMNFIVNGVRALVFGLHKLVFLLRPKVLVLVLLDLPGLLFFSTYTLLVLFWAEIYHQARSLPTDKLKIVYISINGALYFIQVCIWIYLWIDDNTVVIFIGKIFIAVVSFMAALGFLLYGGRLFIMLKHFPIESRGRRKKLHEVGSVTAICFTCFLIRCVMGFLSAFDSDASLDVFYHPLLDLIYYLVVEVLPSALVLYILRKLPPRRISAQYHPIQ from the exons ATGGACACTGCATCCTTTTTGTATTTGCGGTGGCGCCACTGGCAATGGCACCATCACCAAGCTAACAACAGCAACTCAACTCTCTGGCAGGACGCTGTTTTCTACATACTCTGCGCTGCTTATGCTCTCGTCTCCTCCCTCGCCCTC ATTCAATTGGTAAGAATTGAACTCAGAGTTCCTCAATATGGCTGGACTACACAAAAGATTTTCCATCTTATGAACTTCATTGTCAACGGAG TTCGCGCACTCGTCTTTGGATTACACAAGCTGGTTTTCCTTTTGCGTCCCAAG GTATTGGTTTTGGTGCTGTTAGATCTGCCGGGCCTACTGTTCTTCTCTACCTAtacacttcttgttcttttctgGGCAGAAATTTATCACCAG GCAAGGAGCTTACCTACCGATAAGCTCAAGATAGTTTATATTTCAATAAATGGTGCCTTGTATTTTATTCAG GTTTGTATTTGGATATACCTTTGGATAGATGACAACACTGTTGTGATATTCATCGGAAAAATATTTATTGCAG tTGTGTCATTTATGGCTGCATTAGGCTTCTTGCTATATGGAGGAAG ATTATTTATCATGCTGAAGCATTTCCCTATCGAATCtagagggagaaggaagaaactTCATGAG GTTGGATCTGTCACAGCTATTTGTTTCACCTGTTTTCTGATAAGATGTGTTATG GGTTTTCTATCTGCATTCGATTCAGATGCATCTCTTGATGTTTTCTATCATCCTCTTTTGGACTTGATCTACTACTTG GTGGTTGAGGTGCTACCTTCAGCTTTAGTCCTCTACATACTGCGCAAATTGCCACCAAGGAGGATATCAGCTCAGTATCATCCTATTCAGTAA